The following is a genomic window from Deferribacterota bacterium.
ATAGCTGTCATTTCAGATTCAACCTTTATATATTGACCTTTTATTTCCCCTTTATTAACCATCTCTGATAACGTCTCTATAATATGTGTTTGAGGCGTTATAGGGTAGGCCGCTATAACATCAGGATCACAATATTTAACAGCCGTAGAGACCGCATCGCTTCCCAATAACATTTCTCTATATTGTTTTTCTTCAATATGTTCTGTTTTCATAGCTTTTTAAATATTTGTCATCTCAATTATGCCCCTAGGGCAAACCTTTGCACATATACCACAGCCTTTACAATATTCCAAAGAAATAACAACACTATAATCAGCATCTTTATTTTTTGCTATTGATATTGCATTATCAGGGCAAAAAAACCAGCATAGAGAGCACTCGTTGCAAATACCACAATTAATACACCTTTTTACCTCTTTCTCTATTTTATCTTTCCCTAAATCCTGGATAACTGGTGAAAAACTCTTTATTCTTTCTTCTGTTCTTTTTATACTAGCTTTAACAGAATAAGATCTTTTAATAAAATCTTTATTTATATTCTTAGAATCTATTATCTTTTTATTAAAATTAGTTTGAATATTGTCCTGATCTTCTTTGTGAATAAGCTGTTTTATAATACTTTCTGAAGCTTTTCTAGAAGAAGCTATACTTTCAGCAACAGATGTGGGTCCCAGCAAATAATCTCCACCTAAAAAAATATTGGTCTCTCTATCTAATTCTTGTGATTTTTTTTGTCCAACTGCAAGAATTAAGTAATCAACGGATAGTTTGTCAACTAGTTTGCCCTCAACAATCTTTCCATCAATATTAACAGCTTTGCGTATATCTAAATCTAGCTTATCATCATTGTAGATAGCATCACCTACTAACGTCTTTTCTCTAAGTTCAACTCCTTCTTCTAGCATTTGTTTTTTTTCATCTTCATATGCTGGCATCTCTTTATAGGTTCTTCTGTACAAAACAACAACTTTTTTATTTAACCTAACAAGTGATCTAGCTATATCAACGGCAACATTCCCACCTCCAATAATAGCATAAACTTTTCCTTTCGGTATAATACCACAATTTAAATCTTTTAATATTGTAAGACCATCTATTACATTTGGGATATCTTCAAGATGTTTTAATGTAACAGACTCATTTAAGCCTGGTGAGTAAAATATAAAATCATGTTCCTTCAACAGGTTGTCAATATCACTATTATCAATATATTGATTACAAACTATTTCAATATTAAGCGAATTAAATAAGTTGTCTAGCTCTTTATCTAGTATATCTCTGGGCAGTCTATAAGGGGGAATGCCGTATCTTAAAAGTCCACCTGGTTTATTTTCTTTTTCATAAATAGTTACATTCAACCCATTTCTTTTTAAAAAATAGGCTGCACCAATTCCCGCTGGTCCACTTCCTATTATTGCAATACTATGCTTGTATAGCTTATTACTACCTTTGTAGGGAACCCCTATACCATAATCCCCTAAATATTTTTCAATAATGCTTACATTTAAAGCTTCATCAATATCAAGCCTATTACAACCACTAC
Proteins encoded in this region:
- a CDS encoding FAD-dependent oxidoreductase, translating into MESIDHESVIAAQSLKNAPISLTTTEVNLTGSWKIFKPYISPGIAQCITYCPLNIDIPRYNYFLKKGDKKKALTVLREYNPIPAILGRVCPGFCRSGCNRLDIDEALNVSIIEKYLGDYGIGVPYKGSNKLYKHSIAIIGSGPAGIGAAYFLKRNGLNVTIYEKENKPGGLLRYGIPPYRLPRDILDKELDNLFNSLNIEIVCNQYIDNSDIDNLLKEHDFIFYSPGLNESVTLKHLEDIPNVIDGLTILKDLNCGIIPKGKVYAIIGGGNVAVDIARSLVRLNKKVVVLYRRTYKEMPAYEDEKKQMLEEGVELREKTLVGDAIYNDDKLDLDIRKAVNIDGKIVEGKLVDKLSVDYLILAVGQKKSQELDRETNIFLGGDYLLGPTSVAESIASSRKASESIIKQLIHKEDQDNIQTNFNKKIIDSKNINKDFIKRSYSVKASIKRTEERIKSFSPVIQDLGKDKIEKEVKRCINCGICNECSLCWFFCPDNAISIAKNKDADYSVVISLEYCKGCGICAKVCPRGIIEMTNI